A genomic stretch from Oreochromis aureus strain Israel breed Guangdong linkage group 17, ZZ_aureus, whole genome shotgun sequence includes:
- the LOC120433904 gene encoding integumentary mucin C.1-like: TTVVPTTTTLAPTTTTAAPTTTTAAPTTTTTAPTTTTVVPTTTTVAPTTTTAAPTTTTAAPTTTTTAPTTTTASPTTTTAAPTTTTTAPTTTTVAPTTTTVAPTTTTAAPTTTTVAPTTTTTTVAPTTTTPAPTTTTAAPTTTTTAPTTTTAAPTTTTAAPTTTTTTVAPTTTTVVPTTTTVAPTTTTSAPTTTTAAPTTTTTAPTTTTASQTTTTAAPTTTTTA, encoded by the coding sequence acaactgttgttccaactacaaccactctggcaccaacaacaacaacagctgctccaactacgacaacagctgctccaaccacaaccacaactgctccaaccacaacaactgttgttccaaccacaacaaccgtggcaccaaccacaacaacagctgctccaacaacgacaacagctgcaccaacaacaacaacaactgctccaaccacaacaacagcttctccaacaacgacaacagctgcaccaaccacaaccacaactgctccaaccacaaccactgtcgcaccaaccacaaccactgtggctccaacaacaacaacagctgctccaactacaaccactgtggcaccaacaacaaccacaacaaccgtggcaccaaccaccaccacacctgctccaacaacgacaacagctgcaccaaccacaacaacgactgctccaaccacaacaacagctgctccaacaacgacaacagctgcaccaaccacaaccacgaCCACTGTGgcgccaacaacaacaactgttgttccaactacaaccactgtggcaccaacaacaacaacatctgctccaactacgacaacagctgcaccaaccacaaccacaactgctccaaccacaacaacagcttctcaaacaacgacaacagctgcaccaaccacaaccacaactgct
- the LOC120433903 gene encoding LOW QUALITY PROTEIN: putative uncharacterized protein DDB_G0271606 (The sequence of the model RefSeq protein was modified relative to this genomic sequence to represent the inferred CDS: substituted 3 bases at 3 genomic stop codons), with translation HQPQQQLLQPQQQLLQQQQQLLQQPQQLHQPKQLLFQPQQPWHQPQQQLLQQXQQLHQPQPQLLQPQQQLLQQRQQLHQPQQQLLQQQQQLHQPQPQLLQPQQSWHQPQQQLLQQQQQLHQPQQLFQLQPLWHQQQQQLLQLRQQLLQPQQQLLQPQQQLLQQLLLQQQPRPLXLQEQQLLFQLQPLWHQQQQQLLQPRQQLHQPQPQLLQPQQPWHQPHQQLLQQRQQLHQPQQQLLQQQQQLLQQRQQLHQPQPQLLQPQQPWHQQQQQLLQQRQQLHQPQQQLLQPQQPWHXRQQQLLQQR, from the coding sequence caccaaccacaacaacaactgctccaaccacaacaacagcttctccaacaacaacaacagctgctccaacaaccacaacagctgcaccaaccaaaacaactgctgttccaaccacaacaaccgtggcaccaaccacaacaacagctgctccaacaatgacaacagctgcaccaaccacaaccacaactgctccaaccacaacaacagctgctccaacaacgacaacagctgcaccaaccacaacaacagctgctccaacaacaacaacagctgcaccaaccacaaccacaactgctccaaccacaacagtcgtggcaccaaccacaacaacaactgctccaacaacaacaacagctgcaccaaccacaacaactgttccaactacaaccactgtggcaccaacaacaacaacagctgctccaactacgacaacagctgctccaaccacaacaacaattgctccaaccacaacaacagcttctccaacaactgctgctccaacaacaaccacgaCCACTGTGACTCCAAGAACAACAACTGTTgttccaactacaaccactgtggcaccaacaacaacaacagctgctccaaccacgacaacagctgcaccaaccacaaccacaactgctccaaccacaacaaccgtggcaccaaccacatcaacagctgctccaacaacgacaacagctgcaccaaccacaacaacaactgctccaacaacaacaacagctgctccaacaacgacaacagctgcaccaaccacaaccacaactgctccaaccacaacaaccgtggcaccaacaacaacaacagctgctccaacaacgacaacagctgcaccaaccacaacaacaactgctccaaccacaacaaccgtggcaCTAacgacaacaacagctgctccaacaacga
- the LOC120433839 gene encoding mucin-5AC-like, translating into TAPTTTTTAPTTTTVAPTTTTVAPTTTTAAPTTTTAAPTTTTTTLAPTTTTAAPTTTTAAPTTTTVATTTTTVAPTTTTVVPTTTTVAPTTTTAAPTTTTAAPTTTTTAPTTTTVAPTTTTAAPTTTTAAPTTTTTAPTTTTAAPTTTTAAPTTTTTALTITTAAPTTTTAAPTTTTVTPTTTTSAPTTTTAAPTTTTAPTTTTAAPPATTAAPTTTTVAPTTTTVAPTTTTVVPTTTTVAPTTTTAAPTTTTAAPTTTTTAPTTTSVAPTTTTAAPTTPTTTTAAPTTTTAAPTTTTTSPTTTTAALTTTTAAPTTTTVVPTTTTVALTTTTAAPTTTTAAPTTTTTAPTTTTVAPITTTAAPTTTTAAPTTTTAAPTTTTTVPTTTTVAPTTTTTAPTTTAASTTTTAAPTTTTAVPTTTTVAPPRTTAAPTTTTAAPTTTTAAPTTTSATPTTTTSATTTTTAAPTMTTTSVTTTTTTASPTTTTAAPTTKTVVPTTTTVAPTTTTSATTTTTAAPTTTTTTVAPTTTTAAPTTTTAAPTTTTAAPTTTITTTSTTTTTMSSTTKSSTTTTAATKTTSATTTTISSTTKSSTTTTSNASSVRMNAITLVLGLFVFTLYY; encoded by the exons actgctccaaccacaaccacaactgctccaaccacaaccactgtcgcaccaactacaaccactgtggcaccaacaacaacaacagctgctccaactacgacaacagctgcaccaaccacaacaacaacaaccctgGCACCAACtaccacaacagctgctccaacaacgacaacagctgcaccaacaacaaccactgtcgcaacaaccacgaccactgtggctccaacaacaacaactgttgttccaactacaaccactgtggcaccaacaacaacaacagctgctccaactacgacaacagctgcaccaaccacaaccacaactgctccaaccacaacaaccgtggcaccaaccacaacaacagctgctccaacaacgacaacagctgcaccaaccacaacaacaactgctccaaccacaacaacagctgctccaacaacgacaacagctgcaccaaccacaaccacaactgctctaACCataacaacagctgctccaacaacgacaacagctgcaccaaccacaaccactgtcaCACCAACCACGACCACATCTGCTCCAactacgacaacagctgcaccaaccacaacaactgctccaacaacaacaacagctgctccaccagcgacaacagctgcaccaaccacaaccactgtcgcaccaaccacaaccactgtggctccaacaacaacaactgttgttccaactacaaccactgtggcaccaacaacaacaacagctgctccaactacgacaacagctgcaccaaccacaaccacaactgctccaaccacaacatccgtggcaccaaccacaacaacagctgctccaacaacg ccaaccacaacaactgctgctccaacaacgacaacagctgcaccaaccacaacaacaacttctccaacaacaacaacagctgctttaacaacaacaacagcggcaccaaccacaacaactgtggttccaactacaaccactgtggcactaacaacaacaacagctgctccaactacgacaacagctgcaccaaccacaaccacaactgctccaaccacaacaaccgtggcaccaatcacaacaacagctgctccaaccacaacaacagctgctccaacaacgacaacagctgcaccaaccacaaccacaactgttccaaccacaaccactgtggcaccaaccacgaccacaactgctccaacaacaacagctgcttcaacaacaacaacagctgctccaaccacaacaactgctgttccaactacaaccactgtggcaccaccaagaacaacagctgcaccaacaacgacaacagctgcaccaaccacaacaacagctgctccaaccacaaccagtgcaacaccaacaacaacaacatctgctacaaccacaaccacagctgccccaacCATGACTACAACCTCTGTgacaacaaccacaaccacagcttctccaacaacaacaacagctgcaccaaccacaaaaactgttgttccaactacaaccactgtggcaccaacaacaacaacatctgctACAACCACAACTACTGCTGCCCCAACCACGACCACAACCACTgtcgcaccaacaacaacaacagctgctccaactacgacaacagctgctccaacaacgacaacagctgctccaaccacaaccataaCAACCACTTCCACAACAACCACTACAATGTCTTCAACAACTAAATCATCCACGACGACAACAGCTGCGACAAAGACCACTTCTGCAACAACTACTACAATTTCTTCAACAACTAAATCATCCACGACGACAACAAGTAACGCGTCTTCTGTCAGAATGAATGCAATCACTCTTGTACTGGGACTCTTTGTCTTTACCCTCTATTATTAA